The sequence below is a genomic window from Halosolutus gelatinilyticus.
CCAGAAGTCACGGTCTCCGAATCCCTGTACAAGAAACTCGAAGAGCAGACGGAGGAGTCCATCGAGGACGCGGTGTGGGAACTGATGTACCAGGCACGTCGAGAAACGCAGTATTAGAACGTTTGCAACGCCCGGTTGGTTCTGTCGTGCAGTCTGTTATGTCAGCGGCGAGCACCGCGTTCGCGGGCGCCC
It includes:
- a CDS encoding phosphohydrolase, with protein sequence MPEVTVSESLYKKLEEQTEESIEDAVWELMYQARRETQY